A single region of the Winslowiella toletana genome encodes:
- the oxyR gene encoding DNA-binding transcriptional regulator OxyR — MNIRDLEYLVALAEHRHFRRAADSCHVSQPTLSGQIRKLEDELGVMLLERTSRKVLFTQAGLLLVDQARTVLREVKVLKEMASQQGEAMSGPLHIGLIPTVGPYLLPQIVPMLHQTFPKLEMYLHESQTQQLLAQLDSGKLDCAILALVKESEAFIEVPLFDEPMKLAIYADHPWHDRDRVPMSDLAGEKLLMLEDGHCLRDQAMGFCFQAGADEDTHFRATSLETLRNMVAAGSGITLLPSLAVPKERVRDGVCYLSCYKPEPQRTIALVYRPGSPLRSRYEQLAEAIRTHMQGVMGSSLKQAV; from the coding sequence ATGAATATTCGTGATCTTGAATATCTGGTGGCGTTAGCCGAGCACCGTCATTTTCGACGTGCTGCCGATTCCTGCCATGTCAGTCAGCCAACGCTGAGTGGCCAGATTCGTAAACTGGAAGATGAATTAGGCGTCATGCTGCTGGAGCGCACCAGCCGTAAAGTACTTTTCACGCAGGCGGGTTTGCTGCTGGTGGATCAGGCGCGCACCGTGCTGCGTGAAGTGAAAGTACTGAAAGAGATGGCGAGCCAACAGGGCGAGGCGATGTCCGGGCCACTGCATATCGGCCTGATTCCAACCGTTGGGCCTTATTTGCTGCCACAAATTGTGCCGATGCTGCACCAGACTTTTCCCAAGCTGGAAATGTATCTGCATGAATCTCAGACCCAGCAGCTGCTGGCGCAACTCGACAGCGGTAAGCTGGACTGCGCGATCCTGGCGTTGGTCAAAGAGAGCGAAGCCTTTATTGAGGTGCCGTTATTCGACGAGCCAATGAAACTGGCGATCTATGCCGATCATCCATGGCACGATCGCGATCGTGTGCCGATGTCCGATCTGGCGGGTGAAAAGCTGCTGATGCTGGAGGACGGTCACTGTCTGCGCGATCAGGCGATGGGCTTCTGTTTCCAGGCGGGTGCCGATGAAGATACGCATTTCCGGGCCACCAGTTTAGAGACGCTGCGCAATATGGTGGCGGCAGGCAGCGGTATTACGCTGTTACCTTCACTGGCGGTGCCGAAAGAGCGCGTGCGCGATGGCGTCTGCTATCTGTCGTGCTACAAGCCGGAACCGCAGCGCACGATTGCGCTGGTCTATCGCCCTGGCTCGCCACTGCGCAGCCGTTATGAACAGCTGGCAGAGGCGATTCGCACCCATATGCAGGGTGTGATGGGCAGTAGCTTAAAACAGGCGGTTTAA
- a CDS encoding redoxin family protein — translation MFASQEGKSIPQVTFHTRQGDRWIDVTTDELFKDKTVIVFSLPGAFTPTCSSSHLPRYNELSSVFAQHGVDSILCVSVNDTFVMNAWKADQHANNITFIPDGNGDFTRGMEMLVEKADLGFGPRSWRYSMLVRNGVVEKMFVEPNKPGDPFEVSDADTMLRYLAPEFKVQESVSLFTKPGCPFCTKAKQMLLDRGIQYEEIVLGQDATTVSLRAVTGRATVPQVFIGGRHIGGSDDLEQFFATA, via the coding sequence ATGTTTGCAAGTCAGGAAGGTAAGTCCATCCCGCAGGTCACTTTTCATACGCGTCAGGGCGATCGCTGGATCGACGTTACAACTGATGAGCTGTTTAAAGATAAAACGGTAATCGTGTTTTCACTGCCAGGTGCATTTACCCCGACCTGTTCGTCGAGCCACCTGCCACGCTATAACGAGCTGTCCAGCGTATTCGCTCAGCACGGCGTCGACAGCATTCTGTGCGTTTCGGTGAATGACACCTTCGTGATGAACGCGTGGAAAGCCGATCAGCATGCCAACAACATCACCTTTATTCCTGATGGCAACGGTGACTTTACCCGTGGCATGGAGATGCTGGTTGAGAAAGCCGATCTCGGATTTGGCCCGCGCTCATGGCGTTATTCAATGCTGGTGCGTAACGGTGTGGTAGAGAAGATGTTTGTTGAACCAAACAAACCGGGTGACCCGTTTGAAGTTTCCGATGCGGATACCATGCTGCGCTACCTGGCACCAGAATTTAAAGTGCAGGAATCAGTGTCACTGTTTACTAAACCCGGTTGTCCGTTCTGCACCAAAGCGAAACAGATGCTGCTGGACCGGGGCATTCAGTACGAAGAGATCGTGCTGGGTCAGGATGCCACCACCGTCAGCCTGCGCGCCGTAACCGGCCGCGCCACCGTACCACAGGTGTTTATTGGCGGTCGCCATATTGGTGGTAGTGACGATCTGGAGCAGTTCTTCGCCACTGCATAA